The window TGCGCCAACGCCTGCGGGCGGACGGGCAAGCGCTTCCTTTCGGTCGACAGCCACATCCGCATGATGGCGGCGGCGCAGCCCTTCATCTCGGGCGCGATCTCCAAGACCATCAACATGCCGAACGACGCGACGGTGGAGGACTGCTCCGCGGCCTACATGCTGTCGTGGAAGCTCGCGCTGAAGGCGAACGCCCTGTATCGCGACGGCTCCAAGCTCTCGCAGCCGCTCTCGTCCCAGCTGATCGCCGACGACAACGACGAAGAGGACGCCGTCGACGCGCTGGTCGCGCAGCCCAACGCGGCCCGCACCGCTCAGGTGATCGAGAAGATCGTCGAACGCGTCCAGCTGATCCGCGACCGCGAGAAGCTGCCGTCCCGCCGCAAGGGCTACACCCAGAAGGCGATCGTCGGCGGGCACAAGGTGTATCTGCGCACCGGCGAGTACGACGACGGCCGCATCGGCGAGATCTTCATCGACATGCACAAGGAAGGCGCCGCCTTCCGTTCGGTGATGAACAACTTCGCCATCGCCGTGTCGCTCGGCCTCCAGTACGGCGTTCCGCTGGAGGAGTATGTGGAGGCCTTCACCTTCACCCGCTTCGAGCCGGCCGGCTTCGTGCAGGGCAACGACACCATCAAGAACGCGACGTCGATCCTCGACTACGTGTTCCGCGAGCTCGCGATCTCCTACCTCTCGCGCTACGACCTCGCGCACGTCGACCCCTCCGACATCACGCCGGACGCGATCGGCGGCGGCGTCGAGCAGGGCAAGGCCCCGAGCGCGCCGGTGTCGAAGGGTCTGCTGCGCGGTCGTCAGCTGTCGGCGGTGCCGTCCGTCAGCCCGACGCCTGAGCCGAAGGGCGCGTCGAACGTGACCACGATCGGGACGCCCCGTCCCGTCTCCGCGGGCCTCGCCGTCCAAGGGGCGACCGCCCTCAAGCGCGAGCCGCAGCCGGCGGCCGAGGAGGCCCTTGGCCACCTCGCCTGGGAGGCCCCCGCGCCCGCCCCGGCCGCCAAGACCGCCGAGACCCGCCGCATGGAGGCTCGCGTCAAAGGCTATGAAGGCGATAACTGCTCAGAGTGCGGCAACTACACGATGGTCCGCAACGGCACCTGCCTGAAGTGCGACACCTGCGGAAGCACGAGCGGCTGCAGCTGAACGCCGACGACGTAGAGATCCGCGCTCTCTACGAGCCTTCGGCTGTCCGTAGCTGGACAATACCTTTCGAGAACCCGGGCGGTCCCAGTGGGGCCGCCCGGAAAGCTTTATGGAACATACGACGAACGTTTGCGCATGCTGCGCTGGGGCCGGTGGTGGTCCTGCAGGGAGATCTCCCCCGCGTCGCCCGGCGCCTCGGCGCCCAAGGCTTGTTAAGCCGCGCGGGAACGGAACGTTAAGAGTTGCGGAACACATCTAGAACAGGTAGATATCTGTTCATGATTTGTTTTGATTCTTGGCGGGCCCGCCCATGCTGACGCGCAAACAGTACGAACTGCTCCGCTTCATCCATGAGCGGCTGAAGGAGACCGGCGTGCCGCCCTCCTTCGACGAGATGAAGGACGCGCTGGATCTCAAGTCGAAATCCGGCATTCACCGCCTCATCATGGCGCTCGAGGAGCGCGGGTTCATCCGGCGCCTGCCGAACCGCGCGCGGGCGCTGGAGGTGGTGAAGCTGCCGGAGGCGGCGGCCCCCCCTGTCTCGCGGCCCACGGGCCGGTTCGCTCCCAACGTCATCGAGGGCAATCTGGGGCGGGTGCGCCCGCCGCAGTCGGACGACGACGACAACCGCATGGTCGCGATCCCGGTCATGGGCCGGATCGCCGCCGGCGTGCCGATCGAGGCGATCCAGGCGAAGAGCCACACCATCGCGGTCTCCCCCGACATGCTGTCCACGGGCGAGCACTTCGCGCTCGAGGTGCGCGGCGACTCGATGATCGAGGCCGGCATCCTCGACGGGGACCTTGTCCTCATCCGCAAGCAGACCGTCGCGGACACCGGCGACATCGTTGTCGCGCTCGTCGACGACGAGGAGGCGACGCTGAAGCGCCTGCGCAAGCGCGGCGCGTCGATCGCCCTCGAAGCGGCGAACCCGGCCTACGAGACGCGTATTTTCGGCCCCGACCGGGTGGCGATCCAGGGGCGGCTCGTCGGGCTGATCCGGCGCTACTGATCGTCGTCCAAAGGCAAGTCGTCGTCGGCCGGGTCGGTCGGGTCGACCGGCTTTGTAATGTCACTCGATTGCGGCGGACGACGGGGTTCGAAACGCAGCGCCAGAACGTCCGGCGGCGGGCGGACCGTCGCCGCCGCTCCCTCCCAGGGCCTATGTCCGGCGGGATCGCGCGCGGCGGTCGCGACGAATGCGTCGCCCTCGCGCGTGAGCGACAGCGCGCCGGTGGCGCGCAACGCGGCGCGGTCGATGACGGCCGCCGTCTTAGCGCAGGCAGGCGGCGCCTCAAGCCGGGTGATGACGAGCGCCGCCCGCCGGCAATCCTCCTCGAAAGCGCGCGCGTCCCAGACCAGCGCGACGTCGCGTTCGTCGTCGAGCCGGCCGACGCAGCCATAGGCGTCGCAGCGCGGCGTCGCCGACCTCGGTGGCCGGCCGTCGCGGTCGACGATGTCGCCGTCGGCCGCGAGCCAGACCTTCGCGGCGAAGGTGGTCGGGCGGGCGCCCAGCAGCGCCAGCCGCCCGTCGGCGCCCCGGATCGCGGCGGCGCGGCCGTCGCGGTCGATCACCAGGTCCGGTCGCCCAGGAGCCGCAGCCAAAGCGAGGCCCGCCGCAATTACGGGCGCGGCTGCGTAGCGGAGGGCGGTTCGCCACACGCAGAGCCAGGCCAGCCCCAGCGACAGCAGGGCGAGCGCCGGGGCGCCGAAGGCTGGGATCGCGCGCTCGGAGCCCGGCCAGGAGGCGACCGCGCGGGCGATCGCCAGCACGCCGCTGAGGCCCCAGCCCATCAGGCTCCACCAGGGGCCGTCGAGGCCGAGCGGCGCGAACAGCAGGCCGCCGACCACGCAGGGCATGACGATCAGGCTGATCAGCGGCGTCGCGAGCGCGTTGCCGGCCAGCGCGTAGGGCGTCACCCGGTGGAAGTGGTAGGCGGCGAAGGGCGCGGTCGCGAGCCCCGCCACCAGCGTGGTGACGAGCGCGAGCGCCGCCGCGGTCCTCAGCCACCGGAGCGCGCGCGCCGCCCGGCCGTCGGGCGGCGGACGCTCATCGCGCGGCCGGGCCTCGAACCAGGCGACGAGCGCCGCGACGGCCGCGAACGACATCTGGAAACTTGGCCCCAGGACGGCCTCGGGGGTCAGCGTCATGACGCCCAGCGCGGCGAGCGCCAGGTTGCGCGGGGTGACGGCCGGGCGGCCGACAACGACGGCCACGAACACGATCGCGACCATCAGGAAGGAGCGCTGGGTCGCCACCTCCGCGCCGGAAAGCGCGAGGTAGAACGCGGCGCCCGCGAGCGCGACGATCGCAGCTATGCTCTTCACCGGCCAGGCGAGCGCCGCGCGTTGCGACAGCGCGAGGGCGGCGCGCACCAGCCAGAACAGGGTGCCCGCGACCAGCGCCATGTGCAGCCCGGAGATCGATAGGATGTGGCTGAGGCCGGCCGCGCGCATCTCGTCCTCGACGGTCGCGCTGATCGGCCCGCGCACGCCGGTGACGAGCGCCGCCGCGACGGCGCCCTCGTCGCCGCCGACTGTGGCCGAGATCCGCGACGTCAGGCGCTCCCGCAGCCGTTCGAGCCGGGCGGACAGCCGCTCGGCGGCGCCCGCGTCCGCCGCGGGTCCGAGATTGCGGACGTCCCTCGCCTGCTGCCCCGTCGCGCCCACGCCCTCGAAGAAGGCGGCCCGGGCGAAGTCGTAGCCGCCGGGCCGCACCGGCCCTTGCGGCGGACGCCAGAACGCCGACAGCGTCAGGCGGTCGCCAGCGGACAGGACCGGGTCCGCGCCAAGCGTCACCCGCGCCCGGCGGGGCCGCTCGTTTAAGCCGAGCGCCCCGAGCCGATCCAGCTCCAGCGTGATCCGGCGCTGGCCGCGGTCGCGCGGCTCGATCGCGATCACCCGGCCGGCGGCGTCCGCCCGAAACGCGCGCGTCAGAGCCGGCGCCTCGGCGCGGACGGTTGCGAGCTTGGCGGCGAGGAAGCCCGCCGCCCCGAACGCGAAGGCGAGCGCAAGGCCGAGCGCGACGAAGCGGCGCCGCGCGGCGACCGCCAGCGCCGCGCCGAGGCCTGCGAGCAGGATTGCGGCCCAGAGCTCGGGCTCGTGCGCCGCGGTGAAGTAGACGACCACCCCGGCGCCGAAGGCGATCGGCGCCCACAGCGCGAAACGCCCCGCGTCGGCCTCCTCGACCAAGCGGTCGAGCGTCCAATCGCGCGCGCTCGCCAGGGCGTCCGCGAACCGGCCGCCGGAGACCGCGCCGAAGCCCGGCAGCGCGGCCGTCCGCGCGCCTCTCCGTCTGCTCTGGTCCGCCCCCCCCGCCATGCCGCCCGCGATCGTTTCCATAGCTGCGGTCGTCATGCTACACGGGCCGGCCGCTGCGCCTAGCGCCCTTGTGCGCGCCGGATCGGCACGTCGTCAGCACCGTTCGAGACCGCCCTTGTCCGAGACCGTCGTCACCCGTTTCGCGCCCTCGCCCACGGGCTTCCTGCACATCGGCGGCGCGCGCACCGCGCTGTTCAACTGGCTGTTCGCGAAGAGCCTGGGCGGCACGATGCTGCTCCGGATCGAAGACACCGACCGGGCGCGATCGACCGAGGCCGCGATCGCCGCGATCCTCGACGGCCTGACCTGGCTCGGCCTCGACTGGGACGGCGAGCCGGTGTTCCAGTTCGCCCGCGCCGCGCGCCACCGCGAGGCGGTGGAGCAGATGCTGGCGGACGGGCGCGCCTACCGCTGCTACGCCACGGCGCAGGAGCTCGAGGAGATGCGCTCCACGGCTCAGGCCGAGGGGCGGCCGCCGCGCTACGATGGCCGCTGGCGCGACCGCCCGGCCTCCGAGGCGCCGACCGATCGCCAGCCCGCCATCCGGCTGAAGGCGCCGACCGAGGGCGAGACCGTGGTGGACGATCTGGTCCAGGGCCGCGTCGTGATCCCGAACAAGGACCTCGACGACCTCGTCCTGCTGCGCTCCGACGGCACGCCGACCTACATGCTCGCGGTGGTGGTCGACGACCACGACATGGGCGTCACCCACGTCATCCGCGGCGTGGACCATCTCACGAACGCCGCGCGCCAGACGCAGATCTACGCGGCGCTAGGCTGGCCAGTGCCGAAGATGGCGCACATTCCGCTGATCCATGGGCCCGACGGCGCGAAGCTGTCGAAGCGGCACGGGGCGCTGGGCGCCGAGGCCTACCGCGAGATGGGCTTCCTGCCGGAGGCGCTGCGCAACTATCTGGCCCGGCTGGGCTGGAGCCACGGCGATGACGAGATCTTCTCGACCGCGCAGGCGATCAAGTGGTTCGACATCGCCGACGTCGGCCGTTCCGCCGCGCGGTTCGACATGGCGAAGCTGTCGAACCTCAACGGCCACTACATGCGCGCCACCCCGGACGACGACCTGCTGGCGGCGTTCAAGGCGTCCCTGCCCTATCTGCCGGGCGGCCCCGAGGCGGCGGCGCGGCTCAACGCGACCGGGCGCTGGAGCGCCTTCGAAGGCGCCCTTCCCGGCCTGAAGGAGCGCGCGAAGACCCTGGTGGAGCTGCTCGACGGCGCGCGCTTCCTAACCGACGCTCGTCCGCTCGCCGTCGAGCCTGCGGCCGAGGCGCTGCTGACGCCGGAGGCGCGCGCCCTGCTCGCCTCCTTGCACGGCCGTCTGACGGCGCTGGAGCCGTGGTCCGCGGCGGGGGCGGAGGAGATCGTCCGCACGCTCGCCGAGGAGGCCGGCGTGAAGCTTGGGGCGCTCGCCCAGCCGCTGCGCGCGGCGCTCACCGGCCGCAAGACTTCGCCCGGAATCTTCGACGTGCTGGTCGCGCTCGGCAAGGAGGAGAGCCTTGCGCGCATCGCGGATCAGGCTTCCGGCGCCTAAGGCGTGAGCGTGTCCGGGGCTGGTCAGAAAGGTGTCAGACGCTAATTTGCGCTGCAACAAAAGTTGATATACGCCAGCGAGAGCTTCCTCGCAGCCGCCCCGATCGTCCCGCAGCGGAGGGCCGGGCGCGGTCCCGCCAGAGGGCGCCTTAAGGCTTTTCAGCGAAGGGGCATCAGCGCATGACCGACACCACCGGCTCCCTGAACGTTGGCGGGACCGACCTGAAGCTTCCCATCCGAGAGGGGTCGATCGGCCCCGCGGTGATGGATATCCAGACGCTCTACAAGAACACGGGTCTGTTCACCTACGACCCCGGATTCACCTCCACCGCAAGCTGCGAATCCAAGATCACCTTCATTGACGGCGACGAAGGCGTCCTGCTCTACCGCGGCTACCCGATCGACGATCTCGCCGAGCACGGCGACTTCCTCGAGACCAGCTACCTGCTGCTCCACGGCGAACTGCCGACCTCGGCCCAGAAGGCGGAGTTCGACCGGCTCGTGACACGCCACACCATGGTGCACGAGCAGATGTCGCGCTTCTATTCCGGCTTCCGCCGCGACGCCCATCCGATGGCGGTGCTCTGCGGCGTCGTCGGTGCGCTTTCGGCCTTCTACCACGACTCGACCGACATCACCGATCCGGCCCAGCGCGACATCGCTGCGATCCGCATGATCGCCAAGATCCCGACGCTCGCTGCGATGGCCTACAAGTATTCGATCGGCCAGCCGTTCGTATACCCGCAGAACTCGCTCGATTTTTCCGCAAACTTCCTCAACATGTGCTTCGCGGTGCCGTGCGAGGAGTACAAGGTCAACCCGGTCCTGGCGCGCGCGATGGACCGCATCTTCACCCTGCACGCCGATCACGAGCAGAACGCGTCGACCTCGACGGTCCGCCTCGCCGGCTCCTCCGGCGCGAACCCGTTCGCCTGCATCGCGGCGGGCATTGCCTGCCTCTGGGGCCCCGCGCACGGCGGCGCGAACGAGGCCGCGCTGAAGATGCTGTCCGAGATCGGCACTCCCGACAACGTCGACAAGTACGTCAACAAGGCGAAGGACAAGAACGACCCCTTCCGCCTCATGGGCTTCGGCCACCGGGTCTACAAGAACTACGATCCGCGCGCCAAGAT is drawn from Methylopila sp. 73B and contains these coding sequences:
- the lexA gene encoding transcriptional repressor LexA translates to MLTRKQYELLRFIHERLKETGVPPSFDEMKDALDLKSKSGIHRLIMALEERGFIRRLPNRARALEVVKLPEAAAPPVSRPTGRFAPNVIEGNLGRVRPPQSDDDDNRMVAIPVMGRIAAGVPIEAIQAKSHTIAVSPDMLSTGEHFALEVRGDSMIEAGILDGDLVLIRKQTVADTGDIVVALVDDEEATLKRLRKRGASIALEAANPAYETRIFGPDRVAIQGRLVGLIRRY
- a CDS encoding ComEC/Rec2 family competence protein, which produces MTTAAMETIAGGMAGGADQSRRRGARTAALPGFGAVSGGRFADALASARDWTLDRLVEEADAGRFALWAPIAFGAGVVVYFTAAHEPELWAAILLAGLGAALAVAARRRFVALGLALAFAFGAAGFLAAKLATVRAEAPALTRAFRADAAGRVIAIEPRDRGQRRITLELDRLGALGLNERPRRARVTLGADPVLSAGDRLTLSAFWRPPQGPVRPGGYDFARAAFFEGVGATGQQARDVRNLGPAADAGAAERLSARLERLRERLTSRISATVGGDEGAVAAALVTGVRGPISATVEDEMRAAGLSHILSISGLHMALVAGTLFWLVRAALALSQRAALAWPVKSIAAIVALAGAAFYLALSGAEVATQRSFLMVAIVFVAVVVGRPAVTPRNLALAALGVMTLTPEAVLGPSFQMSFAAVAALVAWFEARPRDERPPPDGRAARALRWLRTAAALALVTTLVAGLATAPFAAYHFHRVTPYALAGNALATPLISLIVMPCVVGGLLFAPLGLDGPWWSLMGWGLSGVLAIARAVASWPGSERAIPAFGAPALALLSLGLAWLCVWRTALRYAAAPVIAAGLALAAAPGRPDLVIDRDGRAAAIRGADGRLALLGARPTTFAAKVWLAADGDIVDRDGRPPRSATPRCDAYGCVGRLDDERDVALVWDARAFEEDCRRAALVITRLEAPPACAKTAAVIDRAALRATGALSLTREGDAFVATAARDPAGHRPWEGAAATVRPPPDVLALRFEPRRPPQSSDITKPVDPTDPADDDLPLDDDQ
- the gltX gene encoding glutamate--tRNA ligase; its protein translation is MSETVVTRFAPSPTGFLHIGGARTALFNWLFAKSLGGTMLLRIEDTDRARSTEAAIAAILDGLTWLGLDWDGEPVFQFARAARHREAVEQMLADGRAYRCYATAQELEEMRSTAQAEGRPPRYDGRWRDRPASEAPTDRQPAIRLKAPTEGETVVDDLVQGRVVIPNKDLDDLVLLRSDGTPTYMLAVVVDDHDMGVTHVIRGVDHLTNAARQTQIYAALGWPVPKMAHIPLIHGPDGAKLSKRHGALGAEAYREMGFLPEALRNYLARLGWSHGDDEIFSTAQAIKWFDIADVGRSAARFDMAKLSNLNGHYMRATPDDDLLAAFKASLPYLPGGPEAAARLNATGRWSAFEGALPGLKERAKTLVELLDGARFLTDARPLAVEPAAEALLTPEARALLASLHGRLTALEPWSAAGAEEIVRTLAEEAGVKLGALAQPLRAALTGRKTSPGIFDVLVALGKEESLARIADQASGA
- the gltA gene encoding citrate synthase — encoded protein: MTDTTGSLNVGGTDLKLPIREGSIGPAVMDIQTLYKNTGLFTYDPGFTSTASCESKITFIDGDEGVLLYRGYPIDDLAEHGDFLETSYLLLHGELPTSAQKAEFDRLVTRHTMVHEQMSRFYSGFRRDAHPMAVLCGVVGALSAFYHDSTDITDPAQRDIAAIRMIAKIPTLAAMAYKYSIGQPFVYPQNSLDFSANFLNMCFAVPCEEYKVNPVLARAMDRIFTLHADHEQNASTSTVRLAGSSGANPFACIAAGIACLWGPAHGGANEAALKMLSEIGTPDNVDKYVNKAKDKNDPFRLMGFGHRVYKNYDPRAKIMQKTCHEVLGELGIKDDPLLEVAIQLEQIALKDDYFVEKKLYPNIDFYSGITLKAMGFPTDMFTVLFAVARTVGWVAQWKEMVEDPGQKIGRPRQLYTGSPKREYTGISQRR